One stretch of Lacrimispora sphenoides DNA includes these proteins:
- a CDS encoding IS30 family transposase, which translates to MPKKKVYDQKHLSTSQRIHIEKGLNEGLSFAAIARKLDKHPSTITKEVKKYRTFQPYDADPQKPSRCALFKECTMRFLCDEKDCVKMCKSCFDVKLQVVKCSYLCPEYKEPQCPSVRKAPYVCNSCPKSKRCNKHKAFYIAQNADKSYQELLVSCRLGINQNPADIAMLDDLISPLLKQGQSLAHIYAFHGHEIPCSRKTLYSYIEQGVFTARNIDLRRKVRYKCKPRKTGTRISLAAKEFRIGRTYEDFQKYIQENPMIPIVEMDTVEGGRDNSKQAFMTMFFRNCSLMLIFVLEEKTQDHVIGVFDQLTKKLGIETFRELFPVILTDNGTEFQFPSRLECDRNGQIRTKIFYCNPNSSWQKGMIEKNHEYIRYVIPKGESLDPYTQADAIKLMNHINSEARDSLNSCTPFRLSQLLLNNKLHKLLKLREIPADEVSLKPSLFKK; encoded by the coding sequence ATGCCCAAGAAAAAAGTATATGACCAGAAGCATCTTTCTACCAGTCAACGTATCCATATCGAAAAGGGCTTGAATGAGGGACTTTCCTTCGCTGCCATTGCAAGGAAGCTGGATAAACATCCAAGCACCATCACAAAAGAAGTGAAGAAATACCGCACTTTTCAGCCTTATGACGCTGATCCCCAAAAGCCGTCCCGGTGTGCTCTGTTCAAAGAATGTACCATGCGGTTCCTCTGTGATGAAAAGGATTGTGTGAAAATGTGCAAATCCTGTTTTGATGTAAAACTGCAGGTTGTTAAATGTTCTTATCTTTGTCCTGAATACAAAGAACCACAATGTCCTTCCGTCCGAAAAGCTCCTTATGTCTGCAATAGCTGCCCTAAAAGCAAACGGTGTAATAAGCATAAAGCATTCTATATCGCCCAAAATGCGGATAAGTCATATCAGGAACTGCTTGTATCCTGCCGTTTAGGCATCAACCAAAATCCTGCCGATATCGCAATGCTGGATGATTTAATTTCACCTTTGTTAAAGCAGGGTCAATCCTTGGCCCATATCTATGCCTTTCATGGGCATGAGATTCCCTGTAGTCGTAAAACTCTTTACAGTTACATTGAGCAGGGTGTATTTACCGCCAGGAATATAGATCTAAGGCGTAAAGTGCGTTATAAATGTAAACCAAGGAAAACAGGTACAAGGATAAGCCTTGCTGCTAAGGAATTTCGTATTGGCAGAACCTATGAAGATTTTCAGAAATACATACAGGAAAATCCTATGATTCCGATTGTGGAAATGGACACAGTGGAAGGTGGACGAGATAACAGCAAACAGGCCTTTATGACGATGTTCTTTCGGAACTGCTCTCTTATGCTGATTTTTGTTTTGGAAGAAAAGACCCAGGATCATGTCATTGGAGTATTTGATCAGTTGACGAAAAAGCTTGGTATAGAAACCTTTCGGGAACTGTTTCCGGTTATTCTTACCGACAATGGAACTGAATTCCAGTTCCCTTCCCGTCTGGAGTGTGATAGAAATGGCCAAATCCGCACAAAGATTTTTTACTGTAATCCGAACAGTTCCTGGCAGAAAGGCATGATAGAAAAGAATCATGAATATATACGTTATGTGATTCCCAAAGGCGAAAGTCTGGATCCATACACACAGGCTGATGCCATAAAACTAATGAACCACATCAATAGCGAAGCGAGGGACAGCCTGAACAGTTGCACTCCGTTCAGGCTGTCCCAGCTTCTTTTGAATAACAAGCTCCATAAACTCCTTAAGCTCAGGGAAATCCCTGCAGATGAGGTCTCACTGAAGCCTTCCTTATTCAAAAAATAA